Proteins encoded within one genomic window of Hevea brasiliensis isolate MT/VB/25A 57/8 chromosome 8, ASM3005281v1, whole genome shotgun sequence:
- the LOC110653885 gene encoding uncharacterized protein LOC110653885, producing the protein MQLAPFALSLWLLQPPNYIRHHPFALVAFIGNFTDCHGVFSDQHELLLHLLCRTSSSRQVSSIQLARTKMAFPHNEVELSIVGAATSYVNNVRNTVTALVLFLVQLHSSFFEDMK; encoded by the exons ATGCAATTGGCTCCATTTGCATTATCTTTGTGGCTGCTGCAACCACCAAATTACATTCGCCACCACCCTTTTGCTCTGGTTGCTTTCATTGGAAACTTTACG GATTGCCATGGTGTTTTCTCTGACCAGCATGAATTGTTACTGCATTTGCTATGTAGAACATCCTCTTCAAGACAGGTTTCAAGTATCCAACTCGCGAGAACGAAAATGGCCTTTCCCCATAATGAAGTGGAGCTGAGCATAGTAGGAGCTGCAACTAGCTATGTGAATAATGTTCGGAATACTGTAACTGCACTAGTTCTTTTTCTTGTTCAATTGCATTCAAGTTTCTTTGAGGACATGAAATGA
- the LOC110653866 gene encoding probable indole-3-pyruvate monooxygenase YUCCA10, with product MEATVVIVGGGPAGLATSVCLSKFCISNMILEGEDCYASLWKKRAYDRLSLHLAKAFCELPYMPHLSTTPTFMPKREFVRYLDTYVSHFDIKPHCNRCVVSAFFRESSKKWIVEAKNTISGETEVYIAKFLVVATGENGKPFIPEIPGMDSFPGEVVHSSAYKCGSGFENKQVLVVGSGNSGMEISFDLSNHGAYASLVVRSPVHVVTKQQIYMGMVLLKYLPMWFVDAMVTLLSRMELGDLSKFGIHRPRRGPFTHKIVTGQTPVLDVGTVNKIHTGEIKVVPAIDSINGNMVKFSDGVEKYFDAIVFATGYKSVANDWLKDYNYILNEEGMPRNPFPNHWKGENGAYCVGLARDGISGVSKDAIAVADDINGILSHEEKENGEALEDPS from the exons ATGGAAGCCACAGTAGTGATAGTGGGAGGAGGACCGGCTGGTTTAGCAACTTCAGTATGTCTTTCTAAATTTTGCATTTCTAATATGATATTAGAAGGAGAAGATTGCTATGCTTCTCTATGGAAAAAGAGGGCTTACGATAGATTAAGCTTACATTTAGCTAAAGCCTTTTGTGAGCTACCCTATATGCCTCACTTGTCCACTACCCCAACATTTATGCCCAAGAGGGAGTTCGTGAGGTACTTAGATACATACGTATCACACTTTGATATAAAACCTCACTGTAATCGATGCGTTGTATCTGCTTTTTTCCGAGAAAGTTCAAAGAAATGGATTGTTGAGGCAAAAAACACAATTTCTGGAGAAACTGAAGTTTATATTGCTAAATTTTTGGTGGTAGCTACAGGTGAAAATGGTAAGCCTTTTATCCCTGAGATTCCTGGAATGGATAGCTTCCCAGGAGAAGTTGTTCATTCTAGTGCCTACAAATGTGGGTCTGGATTTGAAAACAAACAGGTTCTGGTTGTTGGCTCTGGCAATTCGGGAATGGAAATTAGTTTTGATCTTTCCAACCATGGAGCTTATGCTTCATTGGTTGTTAGGAGCCCG GTTCATGTGGTTACAAAACAACAGATCTATATGGGAATGGTGCTATTAAAGTACCTTCCAATGTGGTTTGTGGATGCTATGGTCACCTTGCTCTCAAGAATGGAGTTGGGTGATTTGTCTAAGTTTGGAATTCATCGACCACGAAGAGGGCCATTCACTCATAAAATTGTAACAGGACAAACTCCTGTTCTTGATGTTGGAACAGTGAACAAGATTCATACTGGAGAGATAAAG GTTGTTCCTGCAATTGACTCCATAAATGGAAACATGGTGAAGTTCAGTGATGGTGTTGAGAAATATTTTGATGCAATAGTTTTCGCAACGGGCTACAAAAGCGTAGCCAATGACTGGCTTAAG GACTACAATTACATTCTTAATGAAGAGGGCATGCCCAGAAATCCATTTCCTAACCATTGGAAGGGTGAAAACGGTGCTTATTGTGTTGGACTTGCAAGGGATGGTATTTCTGGAGTTTCCAAGGATGCAATTGCAGTAGCTGATGATATTAATGGCATTTTGAGCcatgaagagaaagaaaatggAGAAGCTCTTGAGGATCCTAGTTAG
- the LOC110653884 gene encoding zinc finger transcription factor YY1-like — translation MIDCKSIILFFFFFFFGTLEGSNSQSIHQFLQHSTADTVKYTTPPEKISKVPRPSAAACGSAPSDRPYACPNEGCIKAYIDEYELKIHLRREHPGHMSVENAENAAPNAHNEMDEASDQVAYAEKRINGKSQKQSRSEPRLKMPPPKITQRKGSSPCLATLKAVKKSWPVKEETYEEEDSEETEEEDRDNAEDG, via the exons ATGATTGACTGTAAA AGcatcatcctttttttttttttttttttttttggtacatTAGAAGGATCTAATTCACAGAGTATTCATCAATTTCTACAGCATTCAACTGCAGatacagtgaaatataccacacCTCCGGAAAAGATATCTAAAGTTCCCAGGCCTTCAGCAGCGGCATGTGGCTCTGCACCATCGGATCGTCCTTATGCTTGTCCAAATGAAGGTTGTATAAAGGCCTACATAGATGAATACGAGCTTAAAATACATTTGAGAAGAGAGCATCCTGGACATATGTCTGTTGAAAATGCTGAGAATGCCGCTCCCAATGCTCACAATGAGATGGATGAGGCTAGTGATCAAGTTGCTTATGCTGAGAAGCGGATAAATGGGAAAAGTCAGAAGCAGAGCCGTTCCGAGCCTAGGTTAAAGATGCCTCCTCCAAAAATCACACAACGTAAAGGTTCAAGTCCATGTCTTGCCACTTTGAAAGCGGTGAAAAAATCTTGGCCAGTAAAAGAAGAAACCTACGAGGAAGAAGATAGTGAAGAGACAGAGGAGGAGGATCGTGACAATGCAGAGGATGGATGA
- the LOC110653883 gene encoding serine/threonine-protein kinase-like protein At5g23170, producing MAEFDYQDLVKATEGFSPSRLIGKGSHGSVYKGILLQENKVLAIKKSSIGIDHVSNDNSKKLDNEIFILSSLRDQSPYIINFLGTSHDSAAAASEEKIISRKLLVMEFMPNGSLHEMLHVAQTPPSWPKRVEIALQIARAVQSLHESKPLVIHRDIKSANVLFDSNWNAKLADYGLAVSRIDSSTHHESQPAGTIGYIDPCYTTPSKLSTKNDVFSYGVVLLEIISGRKAIDVSKAPASIVEWAIPLIQKRGVPVKEICDPRIGLPPYIEGTIRNLLNVAARCVSYKEENRPSIGEIVRGMDSYCFVERVNTVRSPSSWTSLIRSLILIRRQRRLAKKWQGKCENYSDISKGKLLLREILADITLK from the coding sequence ATGGCAGAGTTTGACTATCAAGATCTTGTAAAGGCCACTGAAGGATTCTCTCCATCAAGACTCATAGGTAAAGGAAGCCATGGATCAGTCTACAAAGGAATACTtctccaagaaaataaagttcttGCAATCAAGAAATCATCTATTGGTATCGATCATGTCTCTAATGACAACTCCAAGAAGCTCGATAACGAAATATTTATATTATCATCTCTACGTGATCAAAGTCCTTACATCATCAATTTTCTTGGAACAAGTCATGACTCAGCTGCAGCTGCTAGTGAGGAGAAGATCATCAGCAGAAAGCTTCTGGTCATGGAGTTCATGCCCAATGGTTCTCTTCATGAAATGTTGCATGTAGCCCAAACTCCGCCTTCTTGGCCTAAACGTGTAGAGATCGCTCTCCAAATCGCTAGGGCAGTCCAATCCCTTCATGAAAGCAAGCCTTTGGTTATCCATAGGGACATCAAGTCGGCTAATGTTTTGTTCGACTCAAATTGGAATGCTAAGTTAGCAGATTACGGACTCGCCGTGTCACGAATCGACTCATCGACTCACCATGAGAGTCAACCCGCTGGCACCATAGGATACATAGATCCTTGTTACACTACCCCTAGCAAACTAAGTACTAAAAATGATGTATTTAGTTATGGGGTAGTGTTATTAGAAATAATAAGCGGCAGAAAAGCCATAGATGTTTCAAAGGCACCAGCTTCAATCGTAGAATGGGCAATACCACTAATTCAAAAGCGTGGAGTACCCGTTAAAGAAATTTGCGATCCAAGAATTGGGTTGCCACCATACATAGAGGGCACGATAAGGAACTTGCTGAATGTGGCTGCACGTTGTGTGTCTTATAAGGAAGAAAATCGCCCATCAATTGGTGAAATTGTTAGGGGAATGGATAGTTATTGCTTTGTTGAAAGAGTAAACACAGTACGCAGCCCCAGCAGCTGGACAAGCCTTATAAGGAGTTTGATTCTGATTAGAAGGCAAAGAAGATTGGCCAAGAAATGGCAGGGAAAATGTGAAAATTATAGTGATATTTCAAAAGGGAAGCTTTTGTTAAGGGAGATTTTGGCTGATATCACACTGAAATGA